The Chitinophaga flava genome has a segment encoding these proteins:
- a CDS encoding putative sensor domain DACNV-containing protein has product MALTTESTYQAASTVAGIIEAHFIKHLEAAKEEGTDNLATIPSARIVEKIIDVAFWASLRREEGNATRMSLAFVDPAQAGKPLLFEQPLPLNPQVLTKLAPGVERAGVHVGIWHDGDELYIWGTTIKLPNYCFVLDVSEPGLLVVKHRRVLGLGKFTNVAMLKGDQVKVVDETSGMNTCSPGLLKSLLGLETSTLWSNPENVLIQIAVSMRAHKRGGILLVVPDNSSSWRESIVQPLQYPVSPAFAGVADLVRQDSSSVSEIYWQNALRREVENISGLTAVDGATIINRHHELLAFGAKITRAGNSSPVEKVLMMEPVMGGSPSYVHPSSIGGTRHLSAAQFVHDQHDAIALVASQDGYFTIFSWSPTKQMVQAHRVDILLL; this is encoded by the coding sequence ATGGCACTGACAACAGAATCGACATATCAGGCAGCATCTACAGTAGCCGGAATTATAGAAGCACATTTTATAAAACATCTGGAGGCCGCGAAAGAAGAAGGGACAGATAACCTGGCTACGATACCGTCTGCCAGGATAGTGGAGAAAATCATCGATGTGGCTTTCTGGGCGAGCCTGCGGCGGGAAGAAGGTAATGCCACCCGGATGTCGCTGGCATTTGTCGACCCGGCACAGGCGGGCAAACCGTTGTTGTTTGAACAACCGCTTCCGCTGAATCCGCAGGTGCTGACCAAACTGGCGCCAGGAGTGGAAAGAGCCGGTGTGCATGTAGGTATCTGGCACGACGGAGATGAACTTTATATATGGGGCACCACTATCAAATTACCTAACTACTGTTTTGTACTGGATGTGTCCGAGCCAGGGCTGCTGGTGGTGAAACACCGGCGTGTACTGGGTTTGGGCAAGTTTACCAATGTGGCCATGCTGAAAGGTGACCAGGTGAAAGTGGTAGATGAAACATCAGGGATGAATACCTGTAGTCCCGGATTGCTCAAGTCCCTGCTGGGGCTGGAGACTTCCACTCTCTGGAGCAATCCTGAAAATGTATTAATTCAGATAGCGGTGTCTATGCGGGCACATAAGCGTGGCGGCATTTTGCTGGTAGTGCCCGACAACAGCTCTTCCTGGAGAGAATCCATCGTACAACCATTACAATATCCGGTATCACCGGCATTTGCCGGAGTGGCCGATCTCGTCAGACAGGACAGTTCCTCCGTCAGCGAAATATACTGGCAGAACGCATTACGCCGGGAGGTGGAAAATATCAGTGGCCTCACCGCCGTAGATGGCGCTACTATCATCAACAGACATCATGAACTGCTGGCTTTTGGCGCCAAAATCACCCGCGCAGGGAATTCTTCTCCCGTAGAAAAAGTGCTGATGATGGAACCGGTAATGGGCGGCAGTCCTTCGTACGTACATCCTTCCAGTATTGGCGGTACCCGCCATCTATCAGCCGCACAGTTTGTGCATGATCAGCACGATGCTATCGCGCTGGTAGCTTCCCAGGACGGTTATTTTACCATTTTCTCATGGTCACCGACCAAACAGATGGTGCAGGCGCACCGGGTAGATATCCTGTTATTATAA
- a CDS encoding TonB-dependent receptor: protein MKFPLLTTVSLLFALPLAAQQDTLHELQEVVVKSYLSKETLLRVPTAVSVLSPQQLQLQQGASLVPAFNSIAGVRMEERSPGSYRLSIRGSLLRSPFGVRNVKIYMDEIPLTDAGGNTYLNLLDPSVLSRAEILKGPDGSLFGANSGGVVRLDVLPLPGDSSRLQAGVQGGSYGLLHATAAYHQQLGNYGLQLFQGYQQADGYRQNTALRRSYSQIGQRWEYKPGYVLKMLGFYSDLGYRTPGGLTLAQLGQDSRAARPATNTLPGAVTQKAGIYNRTVQGGLIHEAQLSSRWQHVLTVFGANTHFENPFITNYEARDENTAGFRTYLSWTNDPATSAPLHWRWQAGVEWEQTRYDIINYGNRQGKRDTIQAADKLTAGQYFYFTRFHAQLYRWTMEAAASINYYHYTYNRNGYTKVAFTPQLMPRISLSYLFNDQLTGRLSVSRGYSPPATAEVRASDNIINTSLAPETGWNYEAGLRLLPASRRYMLDLTGFHYRMTDAIVRKLHDNGTDFFVNAGGVNQTGVEVEGMLQLITPRSHGVIRGLELRSSYTWSDFYFRDYISGGKDFSGNRLTGVPRNVVVTGLTLYLPKAVFLYMSHNYTATIPLNDANSAYARAYQLLQCKAGWHLPFSHKYQLTLQAGADNLLNQSYSLGNDLNAVGERYYNPAPGRTYFGGISVAL, encoded by the coding sequence ATGAAATTCCCTTTGCTGACCACTGTATCACTGTTATTTGCCCTGCCACTGGCCGCCCAGCAGGATACCCTGCATGAGTTGCAGGAGGTAGTGGTAAAATCCTATCTTTCAAAAGAGACGTTATTACGTGTACCCACTGCCGTTAGTGTATTGTCGCCACAACAACTGCAGTTGCAGCAGGGTGCTTCCCTGGTGCCGGCATTCAACAGTATTGCCGGTGTGCGTATGGAGGAACGTTCGCCCGGCAGTTATCGTTTATCCATCCGCGGTAGTCTGTTACGTTCTCCTTTTGGCGTTCGTAATGTGAAGATATACATGGACGAAATTCCGCTTACCGATGCAGGCGGTAACACTTACCTGAACCTGCTCGACCCTTCAGTGCTAAGTCGTGCCGAGATATTAAAAGGTCCGGATGGAAGCTTGTTTGGCGCTAATTCAGGCGGAGTAGTGCGGCTGGATGTATTACCTCTGCCCGGCGACAGTAGCCGCTTGCAGGCAGGTGTGCAGGGAGGGAGCTATGGCCTTTTACATGCTACGGCCGCTTATCATCAGCAGCTGGGTAATTATGGACTGCAGCTTTTCCAGGGTTATCAGCAGGCAGACGGATACCGGCAGAATACCGCTTTACGCCGCTCTTACTCGCAGATCGGCCAGCGTTGGGAGTATAAGCCGGGTTATGTATTGAAGATGCTGGGTTTCTATTCCGACCTGGGCTACCGTACTCCCGGAGGCCTTACGCTGGCACAGCTGGGGCAGGATTCCAGAGCCGCAAGACCCGCCACCAACACATTACCGGGCGCTGTAACACAGAAGGCTGGTATCTATAACCGTACCGTTCAGGGTGGGCTGATTCATGAAGCGCAGTTGAGCTCCCGCTGGCAGCATGTACTGACCGTTTTCGGAGCCAACACCCATTTCGAAAATCCTTTTATCACCAACTACGAAGCGCGGGATGAAAATACAGCGGGCTTCCGTACTTATCTGTCGTGGACCAATGATCCCGCCACCAGTGCGCCGCTGCACTGGCGATGGCAGGCCGGTGTGGAATGGGAACAAACCCGGTATGACATCATCAACTACGGCAACCGGCAAGGCAAACGGGATACCATACAGGCAGCAGATAAACTGACTGCAGGACAGTACTTCTATTTCACCCGCTTTCATGCCCAGCTGTATCGCTGGACGATGGAGGCAGCTGCCAGCATTAACTATTATCATTACACTTATAACAGAAACGGGTATACGAAAGTAGCCTTTACGCCACAGCTGATGCCGCGCATTTCTCTGTCTTATCTTTTCAATGATCAGCTGACAGGCCGCCTGAGTGTGAGCCGCGGCTATTCACCGCCAGCTACTGCTGAAGTAAGGGCTTCCGATAATATCATCAATACATCGCTGGCTCCGGAAACAGGCTGGAACTATGAAGCAGGGCTACGGCTGCTGCCCGCATCCCGGCGTTATATGCTGGACCTGACCGGCTTCCATTACCGCATGACAGATGCCATCGTGCGAAAGCTGCATGACAACGGTACGGATTTTTTTGTGAATGCCGGTGGTGTTAATCAGACGGGTGTGGAAGTAGAAGGTATGTTACAGTTGATAACGCCGCGTTCCCATGGAGTAATAAGAGGGCTGGAACTGCGTAGCAGTTATACATGGAGTGATTTTTATTTCCGGGATTATATAAGCGGGGGCAAGGATTTTTCCGGCAACAGGTTGACTGGTGTACCCCGAAACGTAGTGGTGACAGGGCTGACGCTGTATTTGCCGAAGGCTGTGTTTTTGTATATGTCACATAATTATACCGCCACTATTCCCCTGAATGATGCCAACAGTGCTTATGCGCGTGCGTATCAGCTGTTGCAATGCAAAGCTGGCTGGCATCTTCCTTTCTCTCATAAATATCAGCTGACATTGCAGGCAGGAGCAGACAATCTGCTGAACCAGTCGTATAGTCTGGGTAATGATCTGAATGCAGTAGGGGAGCGGTATTACAACCCTGCACCAGGACGTACGTATTTTGGCGGTATAAGTGTGGCGCTGTAA
- a CDS encoding RNA ligase (ATP) yields the protein MERKLASTVVIDDLQPIEGADLIEVATVKGWKLVVKKNEYQVGDHAIYCEIDSFLPEKEEFEFLRKTSFRKMAGIPGFRLKTIRLRGQISQGLLLPVSVLSGYAYTLGEDVSAMLGIVKYEPPVPASLAGVARGNFPSFIPKTDEERVQNLSKVYEKYRQHTFYVTEKLDGSSATYYYRDGVFGVCSRNYDLEETPDNSFWKVARELDLPAKLAALGKNIALQGELIGEGVQKNPYCILAQTVRFFNVFDIDTSTYLSLETFKEIIQQLELQHVPILDEAFTLPETVDQLLLTAEGASVLSPAGKHVEREGLVIRSTDRRISFKAISNKFLLNEN from the coding sequence ATGGAACGTAAACTGGCGTCTACCGTTGTGATAGACGACCTGCAGCCCATTGAAGGCGCTGATCTTATCGAAGTAGCCACCGTAAAAGGGTGGAAATTAGTTGTTAAAAAAAATGAATACCAGGTAGGCGACCACGCAATCTATTGCGAGATCGACTCATTCCTGCCTGAGAAAGAAGAGTTTGAATTCCTGCGTAAAACCTCTTTTAGAAAAATGGCAGGTATACCCGGCTTCCGGCTGAAGACCATCAGACTGCGTGGGCAGATATCCCAGGGCCTGCTCCTGCCGGTATCTGTGCTCTCCGGATATGCGTATACGTTAGGAGAAGATGTGTCCGCCATGCTGGGCATCGTTAAATACGAACCTCCGGTACCTGCTTCCCTGGCGGGTGTTGCAAGAGGCAACTTCCCTTCTTTTATTCCTAAAACAGATGAAGAAAGGGTGCAGAACCTGAGTAAGGTATACGAAAAGTACCGGCAGCATACATTTTATGTGACTGAAAAGCTGGACGGCTCTTCTGCCACTTATTACTACCGTGATGGTGTTTTTGGTGTGTGCTCCCGTAACTATGACCTGGAAGAAACACCTGATAACTCTTTCTGGAAAGTAGCCAGAGAACTGGACCTTCCCGCCAAACTGGCCGCCCTGGGCAAAAACATCGCCCTTCAGGGAGAACTGATCGGAGAAGGTGTACAGAAAAATCCTTACTGTATATTGGCGCAGACCGTTCGTTTCTTCAACGTTTTTGATATCGACACGTCTACTTATCTGTCGCTGGAAACTTTTAAGGAGATAATACAACAGCTGGAACTGCAGCATGTTCCTATACTGGACGAAGCCTTCACGCTGCCTGAAACCGTAGACCAGCTGTTGCTGACTGCGGAAGGCGCCTCTGTGCTGAGCCCTGCAGGCAAACACGTAGAAAGGGAAGGACTGGTGATACGTTCTACAGACAGACGTATATCCTTCAAAGCGATATCCAACAAATTTCTGCTCAACGAAAACTAA
- a CDS encoding DUF6630 family protein — protein MTERIIQTRYLEKLFRVLQEEESHHYHLPVKGLRADIIASLVQLPAFKTMEEQVFEANGFSSPEAFLAKVRQMPGDAVMKGDDVLVIYYPADVPANKFETLVVFSTSNGPVVYYLPVYQPQDMVRQLSTAVPVNTLNEEVRAHILEHLEISMIALLREFHIAIARAVVIPDILQPRAPEEEMAALKKLITLLAQDVYEEESDLDIIAHALYHAFSAPSSFAAFHPDFFEEEEMIETDEEGEGLFRYVLQKFVPTVYSAPEFDAADIEYYITELTGEDFVLALPEEEPQGRQLFPFVQQQLTTTGWQLMNMDTTADSYCFFVVRQENVSTVLQLARQFNLDIELL, from the coding sequence ATGACCGAACGCATCATACAAACGAGATATCTTGAAAAACTGTTCCGTGTTTTGCAGGAAGAAGAAAGTCATCATTATCATCTTCCGGTAAAAGGCCTGAGGGCAGACATCATCGCTTCGCTGGTACAGTTGCCAGCATTTAAAACGATGGAAGAGCAGGTGTTTGAAGCGAATGGCTTCAGCAGTCCGGAGGCTTTTCTGGCCAAGGTACGGCAAATGCCAGGTGATGCTGTTATGAAGGGTGACGATGTGCTGGTGATCTATTATCCTGCAGATGTACCAGCAAACAAATTTGAAACATTGGTGGTGTTTTCTACGAGCAACGGTCCTGTTGTTTATTATCTGCCGGTATATCAGCCACAGGATATGGTCCGGCAGTTGAGCACAGCAGTGCCTGTCAATACACTGAACGAGGAGGTGCGTGCTCATATATTAGAACACCTGGAAATATCCATGATAGCTTTGTTGCGTGAGTTTCATATCGCCATCGCCCGGGCAGTAGTGATCCCGGATATTTTACAGCCCCGCGCTCCGGAAGAAGAAATGGCCGCCTTAAAAAAGCTGATCACCTTGTTGGCTCAGGACGTATATGAAGAAGAGAGTGATCTCGATATTATTGCACATGCTCTCTACCACGCTTTTTCGGCTCCGTCTTCTTTTGCTGCCTTCCATCCCGATTTTTTTGAAGAAGAGGAAATGATAGAAACAGACGAAGAAGGAGAGGGCCTGTTCCGTTATGTGTTGCAGAAGTTTGTGCCGACCGTTTACAGCGCCCCTGAATTTGATGCAGCAGACATAGAATATTATATCACAGAACTAACCGGCGAAGACTTTGTACTGGCTCTTCCGGAAGAAGAGCCACAGGGCCGCCAGCTGTTTCCTTTTGTACAGCAACAGCTGACCACCACCGGCTGGCAGCTGATGAACATGGACACCACGGCAGACAGCTATTGTTTTTTTGTAGTCAGACAGGAAAATGTATCCACCGTATTACAGTTGGCCCGTCAGTTTAACCTCGATATCGAACTATTATAA
- a CDS encoding DinB family protein → MSVIQSLLQEMEQESLTTRKMLSRVPEDKYDWQPHPKSMTLGQLATHVAEMPNWIGMTLNNPELDFEKQPYTPVSIKNGEELMNYFETSLADGRKELAAATPAQLEETWILRRGDQIFSETSKAVFLRITYSQIVHHRAQLGVYLRLLDIPIPGSYGPSADEH, encoded by the coding sequence ATGTCTGTAATTCAATCACTACTGCAGGAGATGGAGCAAGAGTCGCTCACTACCCGGAAAATGTTGTCACGTGTGCCGGAAGATAAATACGACTGGCAACCACACCCTAAAAGCATGACGCTGGGGCAGCTTGCTACTCATGTGGCGGAAATGCCCAACTGGATAGGCATGACGCTGAATAATCCCGAACTGGACTTTGAGAAACAGCCATATACTCCGGTATCTATTAAAAACGGAGAAGAGCTGATGAACTACTTTGAAACTTCACTGGCAGACGGACGTAAAGAGCTGGCAGCAGCTACACCTGCACAGTTGGAAGAAACCTGGATACTCCGCCGCGGAGACCAGATCTTCAGCGAAACATCCAAAGCTGTTTTCCTACGTATTACTTATTCCCAGATCGTACACCACAGAGCACAACTGGGCGTATACCTGCGACTGCTGGACATTCCCATCCCTGGTAGTTATGGTCCAAGTGCAGATGAACACTAA
- a CDS encoding S8 family serine peptidase, with protein MIRSLAVYVTMFIISCLLVNCKKSETPISPPISITLNQSEFTLRKEQSMGIRLLAEIKNAQSGEPQEVTWTSENPRIASVKPDGTVWAEAAGETYIVATLVHNKGTARCKIIVTDVNDYKFRLILKDKGSSGYTLADPSAYLSTKAIERRKKRNIAIDATDLPISTAYLKAIEEAGGKIVSKSKWLNTVSIATSDVLLVDKFKALPFVQDVVIVWEGRRQTPSRQYTDAPQSVFNHSSQTSFDYGAASNNIHISNGQALHQAGFKGANIDIAVIDAGFVNLKANAAFSRVNIKGARSFIYEDDNPYATDDHGVWVSSCMAVNIPGKYVGSAPEANYWFLRTEDQSSEHPIEEDYWVAAAEFADSVGVDIINSSLTYATGYYRPADSYKQEDMDGKTAFATRGANLAARKGILIVNCAGNDRTWVGTPADSPDVLTIGSVESNKTLAQHTSWGVTADGRFKPDVMAMGAGAGVINAQGNAEDRSGTSYASPIICGLAACLWQAYPQLTNKEIIAVIRQSGDRADKPELPFGFGVADMKKAMELADALVHKKYP; from the coding sequence ATGATAAGATCCCTTGCCGTGTATGTTACCATGTTTATTATCAGTTGCCTGTTGGTTAACTGTAAGAAGTCTGAAACACCCATATCACCACCTATATCCATCACCCTAAACCAATCGGAATTTACGCTCCGTAAGGAACAATCGATGGGTATACGTCTACTTGCAGAAATCAAAAACGCCCAGTCCGGCGAACCACAGGAAGTCACCTGGACTTCCGAAAACCCACGTATAGCCAGTGTAAAGCCAGACGGCACCGTATGGGCCGAAGCTGCCGGCGAAACGTACATTGTGGCCACACTTGTGCATAACAAAGGTACTGCCCGATGCAAGATAATCGTAACAGATGTCAACGACTATAAGTTTCGGCTGATCCTGAAAGATAAAGGCAGCTCCGGCTATACGCTGGCAGATCCATCTGCCTACCTCTCCACCAAAGCGATTGAACGCCGCAAAAAACGTAACATTGCCATTGACGCCACGGATCTTCCTATTTCCACTGCCTACCTGAAAGCGATTGAAGAAGCAGGTGGAAAAATCGTGTCCAAAAGTAAATGGCTCAATACAGTAAGCATAGCCACTTCCGACGTTTTGCTGGTGGACAAGTTTAAGGCGCTGCCATTTGTACAAGATGTGGTGATAGTATGGGAGGGAAGAAGGCAAACTCCTTCCCGTCAGTATACAGATGCTCCGCAAAGCGTGTTCAATCACAGCAGTCAGACTTCATTTGACTATGGCGCGGCATCAAACAATATCCACATCAGCAACGGGCAGGCATTGCACCAGGCTGGGTTTAAAGGTGCCAATATAGACATTGCAGTCATAGATGCCGGCTTTGTAAATCTGAAAGCCAATGCAGCATTCAGCCGTGTAAATATCAAAGGAGCCAGATCCTTCATCTATGAAGACGACAACCCATATGCTACTGATGATCACGGTGTTTGGGTTAGTTCCTGCATGGCAGTGAATATTCCTGGTAAGTACGTAGGCTCCGCACCAGAAGCCAACTACTGGTTCCTCAGAACAGAAGACCAAAGCAGCGAACACCCCATTGAAGAAGACTATTGGGTAGCCGCTGCCGAATTTGCAGATAGCGTAGGTGTAGACATCATCAACTCCTCCTTAACCTATGCTACCGGCTACTATCGGCCTGCAGACAGCTATAAGCAGGAAGACATGGATGGCAAAACAGCATTTGCTACCCGTGGCGCCAATCTAGCCGCCAGGAAAGGTATCCTCATCGTTAACTGCGCTGGCAATGATCGCACCTGGGTTGGTACACCCGCAGATTCTCCGGACGTATTGACTATCGGTTCTGTTGAATCCAACAAAACTCTGGCCCAGCACACCTCCTGGGGCGTGACCGCCGATGGCAGATTTAAGCCGGATGTAATGGCGATGGGCGCCGGAGCAGGCGTAATCAATGCACAAGGCAATGCAGAAGACCGTAGTGGCACCTCCTATGCCAGCCCTATCATCTGCGGCCTCGCCGCCTGCCTGTGGCAAGCCTACCCACAACTGACCAACAAGGAAATCATTGCTGTCATCCGCCAATCAGGCGATCGCGCGGATAAGCCCGAACTGCCATTTGGCTTCGGGGTAGCAGATATGAAAAAGGCTATGGAACTTGCTGATGCACTGGTACATAAAAAGTATCCATAA
- a CDS encoding thrombospondin type 3 repeat-containing protein, producing MKTKLTVLPVMVTLTISLGFLHSKSSANVKNSNISIIDSDNDGIPDDKDDCPYTPIGTIVDSHGCPILLENILAIDSDGDGVTDDRDKCPDTPRNIIVDADGCPIPPLNISTIDSDGDGVTDDRDKCPDTPRNVIVDADGCPIPPLK from the coding sequence ATGAAAACAAAACTCACCGTGCTACCTGTAATGGTAACATTGACAATTTCATTAGGCTTTCTTCACTCGAAAAGTTCCGCTAATGTAAAAAATAGCAATATTTCGATTATTGACTCTGATAATGATGGTATACCGGATGATAAAGATGATTGTCCTTATACACCAATAGGTACCATCGTAGATTCTCACGGTTGCCCTATTCTTTTAGAAAACATTTTGGCTATTGACTCTGACGGTGATGGAGTTACTGATGATAGGGATAAATGTCCTGATACACCAAGAAATATTATCGTAGATGCTGATGGTTGCCCCATTCCTCCACTAAATATTTCCACTATTGACTCTGATGGCGATGGTGTAACTGACGATAGGGATAAATGTCCTGATACACCAAGAAATGTTATCGTAGATGCTGATGGTTGCCCCATTCCTCCACTAAAATAA
- a CDS encoding immunity 22 family protein, translating into MEKENIVSIWLGKFDSQIEFEKFLAEEYNEDGDMTSHFGKSFNIDFIDNQFQEVIFLDQSSGTIQNLITSLSYSETFVHKFESVPIEKYNCIVALYNFEYVWSIEIAKIKPPLDFIGNFTYRS; encoded by the coding sequence ATGGAAAAGGAAAATATAGTTTCTATATGGTTGGGCAAGTTTGATAGTCAAATTGAATTTGAAAAATTTCTTGCAGAAGAATATAATGAAGATGGAGATATGACTTCCCATTTCGGGAAGTCATTTAATATTGATTTTATTGACAATCAATTTCAAGAGGTGATTTTTTTAGACCAATCCTCTGGTACTATTCAAAATTTAATTACGTCATTATCATACTCTGAAACATTTGTGCATAAATTTGAATCAGTACCTATTGAAAAATATAATTGTATTGTAGCATTGTACAACTTTGAATATGTTTGGTCGATCGAAATAGCAAAAATTAAGCCCCCTTTGGATTTTATTGGTAATTTCACATATAGGAGTTAA
- a CDS encoding NUDIX hydrolase translates to MKTLFFVVLFLLPAMLMAQSIPDKAAKADNYTILRLLMINQQNEILLAKYKTGWLTPSLRYNENQSIKGALDSLAREFGYEIAAPQLRAMVTFLFDFKPVVSVRTHYAAHISAGKLKLPEDIAEAKWVSRKEAEKLMSLPETQAVDAIKTTTMQILNHPETIWGGSFLVPKTSTTCKMTEPFYPIGMSK, encoded by the coding sequence ATGAAGACACTATTTTTTGTTGTTTTGTTCCTATTACCAGCTATGTTAATGGCCCAATCAATACCTGACAAGGCTGCTAAAGCGGATAACTATACCATTCTGCGTCTGCTGATGATCAACCAGCAGAACGAAATTTTACTCGCTAAATACAAAACCGGCTGGCTCACCCCTTCTTTACGCTACAATGAAAACCAAAGCATCAAAGGAGCATTGGACAGTCTGGCCAGGGAATTCGGCTATGAAATTGCTGCTCCGCAACTGCGTGCCATGGTGACATTCCTGTTCGACTTCAAACCTGTTGTTTCCGTTCGTACGCATTATGCTGCGCATATCTCCGCCGGCAAGCTGAAATTGCCGGAAGATATAGCAGAAGCAAAATGGGTATCACGGAAAGAAGCAGAAAAGCTAATGTCATTACCGGAAACGCAGGCCGTAGATGCGATCAAGACTACCACCATGCAGATATTGAATCACCCGGAGACTATCTGGGGCGGCTCTTTCCTGGTACCGAAAACCAGTACCACCTGTAAAATGACCGAGCCTTTTTACCCGATTGGCATGAGCAAATAA